The genomic region CATCGTACTGCAGGGGCTGACGGGTCAGGGGGCACACCAGCATCTCCAGCAGGGCCGGGTCGACGCCAGCGGGCCCGGCATGGGCCGGGCGGGCGGGTTTTTCTGCATCTGTCATGGCGTTCTCCTATGAAAACAGGATGGATGACAGCCGACGACGGCCAGACACTGTAAGCTCATCCGCCGGACCAAAGGCATCGAACAGTTTCAGCAGCTGTTTGCGCGCCAGCTCATCATTCCACTTGCGGTCACGGCGGAACAGCTCCAGCAGCTCGTCCACCGCTTCTTCCCGCCGACCGGCCTGGTAATGGGCCATGGCCAGGTCAAACCGGGCCTGATGGTCTGCCGGATTGGCGGCCAGCCGCGCCGCCAGCTCCCCTT from Pseudomonadota bacterium harbors:
- a CDS encoding Trm112 family protein, whose product is MTDAEKPARPAHAGPAGVDPALLEMLVCPLTRQPLQYDAQRQELVSPAAGLAFPIRDGIPVMLPDEARVLEKK